The Quercus lobata isolate SW786 chromosome 4, ValleyOak3.0 Primary Assembly, whole genome shotgun sequence genome segment CAACCTAAGAGATGTGGAGATAAATACCAACAACTTTGGGGGGGAGTTGCCTAAATGTATTGGCAACATCTCAACTACTCTTGCCTTTTTctatttgaataataataaaatatctggAAATATTCCTAGTGTGATAGGGAACCTGATTAACCTGGAGGATATAGAAATGTggaacaataaattttcaggtAACATCCCCTCTATACTTGGAAACCTTCAGAAATTACAATTTTTGGATTTATCTcaaaacaatttcattgggATCATTCCATCCTCTCTTGgaaatttaacaaatttgttGGAGTTGTATTTAGGAGACAATAATCTTCAGGGAAGCATCCCTTCAAGTCTAAGTCAATGCCAAAATTTGATAACTTTTCATCTTCCCCATAACAATCTTAGCGGTATCATATCCTCGCAAGTTATTGGTCTCTCATTTTCACCAAATAGCCTTGACTTGTCTGGCAACCAATTCACTGGTGTCCTTCCCATGGAAAtaggaaatttgaaaaatttagaacatttGGATATTTCTGAAAATATGTTGTTTGGTAAAATACCAGCAAGTCTTGCAAGTTGTGTAAAGCTAGAATTTCTATCCATGAGAAGAAACTTTTTCCAAGGAGTTGTTCCTTCATCTTGGGAATCATTAAGAGgtcttgaacatttagacctttctaaaaataatttttctggcatgattccaaaatttttggagagTTTTGATTTCTTGAAATTATTGAACCTCTCGTACAACCATTTTGAAGGTGAGATACCAACAAATGGAGTTTTCAAGAATGCGAGTGCAACTTTGATTAAGGGAAATGGTAAGCTTTGTGGGGGCATACCAAAGTTTCAACTTCCTAactgcaacaacaaaaaatccaagaaaacgTTGACTCCTATGTTGAAGTTGATTATCTTTATTCTATTTGGGCTTCTCGGCGTATCTTTGATTCTATTGTCTCTATTTCTTTGTTccttaagaaagaaaaggaaagaaaataccTCAAGCAAttcaataaatttgtttttggatgTATCTTACCAAAGTCTCCTAAATGCCACAGATGGATTCTCTCCTACTAATTTAGTTGGTGTGGGCAGTTTTGGGTCAGTGTATAAAGGAATTCTAAATCAATATAGACATACAGTTGCTATCAAGGTGCTGAACCTTGCACGTCGTGGAGCTTCCAAAAGTTTCAAAGCTGAGTTTGAGTCTTTAAGAAACATCGAACATCAAAATCTTGTAAAGTTACTCACAGCATATTCAGGTATTGATGATCAAGGTCAAGAATTTAAGGCTTTGGTATACGAGTTCTTTTGCAATGGCAACCTAGATGAGTGGATACATCCAACTCCAATAACAAATGAGTCTTTTGAGAATCCAAGGAAATTGAGTCTTATTCAAAGACTAAATATCGCCATTGATGTTGCTAGTGCATTGGattatcttcatcatcattgccAAACACCAATTGTTCACTGTGACCTCAAGCCTAGCAATGTTCTTCTTGATGATAAAATGATTGGACATGTAAGTGACTTTGGCTTGGCAAAATTCCTTCATGCTATCATCCAAGATTCTTCTGCTAATCAATCAAGCTCAATTGGGGTTAGAGGAACAATTGGTTATACTCCTCCTGGTAAATATATTTTgcatttcttaaattaaaaagttttttcttttacttttcccATATTTCCTACaatagttctaacttctaagtataaaaatatttttttaataatgatgtATTGTATCTAGAAGATAGAATGTGTTAAAACATAATTTTCTAGTTTTATTCTTCTTctagcttctt includes the following:
- the LOC115988044 gene encoding probable LRR receptor-like serine/threonine-protein kinase At3g47570, with amino-acid sequence MGPCPHLSSAPPSSTFSMHTFILLCCFGLFLTSVVGESSETDRLALLDFKRKISKDPLGVMSSWNDSIHFCQWKGVSCGRRHQRVTVLDLQSQKLVGSISPNVGNLSFLWKLNLENNSFYNEIPQEIGRLHRLQVLQLNNNTINGTIPSNISSCANLIMFHAAVNNLVGEIPTKLGTLSNLQIFAIHKNSLTGIIPSSFGNLSSLKGLSVAYNNLGGSIPDSFSQLTKLEIFAVASNRLSGTIPPSFFNISSITKIDVGVNQIQGHLPSDIAITLPNLEIFSISNNQFIGSIPISISSASNLHILNLAGNKLTGKVPSLEKLNRVRLFSIAENQLGNGGANDLSFLCSLSNATNLRDVEINTNNFGGELPKCIGNISTTLAFFYLNNNKISGNIPSVIGNLINLEDIEMWNNKFSGNIPSILGNLQKLQFLDLSQNNFIGIIPSSLGNLTNLLELYLGDNNLQGSIPSSLSQCQNLITFHLPHNNLSGIISSQVIGLSFSPNSLDLSGNQFTGVLPMEIGNLKNLEHLDISENMLFGKIPASLASCVKLEFLSMRRNFFQGVVPSSWESLRGLEHLDLSKNNFSGMIPKFLESFDFLKLLNLSYNHFEGEIPTNGVFKNASATLIKGNGKLCGGIPKFQLPNCNNKKSKKTLTPMLKLIIFILFGLLGVSLILLSLFLCSLRKKRKENTSSNSINLFLDVSYQSLLNATDGFSPTNLVGVGSFGSVYKGILNQYRHTVAIKVLNLARRGASKSFKAEFESLRNIEHQNLVKLLTAYSGIDDQGQEFKALVYEFFCNGNLDEWIHPTPITNESFENPRKLSLIQRLNIAIDVASALDYLHHHCQTPIVHCDLKPSNVLLDDKMIGHVSDFGLAKFLHAIIQDSSANQSSSIGVRGTIGYTPPEYGMGNEVSIYGDVYSYGILLLEMFTGKRPTNSMFLNGLNLRDFVKANLPERIIDIIDPNLPWERQEGEIRMNDTHNEDQNESLKIQECLILILEIGLACSTEVPRERMDITDALVELHLIRQNLLEPVSTDKDFKLQVH